TGATAAAGTACGGCCTGAGAAAATTGTCTATCATGCTGATTACAAGCACGCCCCATGCGAGCAGGAATATCCCTTTACCATACATGCCATTGTAGATCAACCATACTGCCGCAGGCCCCCATACAATCGGCGTGCCGGCAAAAGGTACGAGAGCCAGGATAAACATTAATGTACCGAATAAAACAGGTGCAGGCAGTCCCAGAACCCAGAATGCAAAACCTCCCAATGCCCCCTGAATCATGGCTGTCAGGACAACACCGTAGAGCACAGCGATTATTACATCGCCGGTCTCTTTAATAAAAAGCTCAACCTCCGGTTCCGGTAATAATCCGGAGGATTTTATTCTATCAAGCAGACCTTTGCCGTCCCTGAACATGAAAAAAAGTATAAGCACAGTTACGAGTAACTGGAAGATAATTGAAAGGACATTTCCCGTGGCAAAAGTGAAATAGGTTATAAGGACATTTCCAAGGTCCTTGAAGTTGCCGGTTATGGTCTCTTTTATTGAGAC
The sequence above is a segment of the Nitrospirota bacterium genome. Coding sequences within it:
- a CDS encoding AI-2E family transporter, producing the protein MLIDKKKITVILLVIISILLLYGIHLTFQPFYISILWSVIIGVTFWPVYSKVLAILKGRASLSSLIVIIGIILFFLIPSVLVIISLVTQITFAYEALQPRLPEIIDKVSGILPIEDVSIKETITGNFKDLGNVLITYFTFATGNVLSIIFQLLVTVLILFFMFRDGKGLLDRIKSSGLLPEPEVELFIKETGDVIIAVLYGVVLTAMIQGALGGFAFWVLGLPAPVLFGTLMFILALVPFAGTPIVWGPAAVWLIYNGMYGKGIFLLAWGVLVISMIDNFLRPYFISKKLGFHGLLSFIGIIGGMIAFGFIGVFLGPLLIAIPLRLFELYIKPEA